The DNA sequence GAGAATCATCAGGTATGACAAGGATTAGTACCAACTGGCTATATTGACCCTCCCCCAGTTTTCCTAAAAAACTTAAACCCCAAGCAAATACATACTGGGCAGACCTTACTTTCTAGTATGCCCACAACATGCTACAGACAAATGAAATGGAGCAAACTCTAAATTGCAAAACCTCCCCTACCTTCTTTATTTAGGGGCTTTCTCACAACATACTGGCGGACATCATCTTCCTTTGAGAGATTGAAAAGCTTGCGGATTCTGCTAGCTCTCTTGGGCCCCAGGCGACGAGGCACAGTAGTATCAGTGAGTCCAGGAATATCCTTCTCCCCTGAAAGGAAAAAGTGATCAAAGACCTTTTTAATCCCACAACTTCCTTacaaacaaaaatcctaattACTCTTTATGCACTGGTAAAGAAACAAGTCCACTGGTCAAACTGTGGACACTGCAAATAAAAAACACTCGGGTAATCAACTTTTAAATCAATGTCAACAAAAACCGAactcaagaacacaaacctcaccttTTTTCACAATGACCAAGTTGAGAACACTGAGATTGGCATCCACGATGCAACCCCGGACAGATTTGCGCTTTCTTTCTCCAGTCCTCCGTGGTCGGTAGCAGGAATGTCCCTTACTCAGCAGTAGGCGGACACGGCCATGGGTCAAGACACCCTGCTTCATGGGGAAGCCTTGTTTGTCATTGCCACCACTGATTCGTACCACGTAACCCTGTAACATACAATGACACGATGCAAAATAAAAGATTATGGCCCTTATGAAGTATACCCCAAATCCTAGAAGTATGCTAAAACCAATCTGAAACTTGGTtatgaagttttctttattttcagtttgccAAGATCAATTAGCAAATTCCTAGCAATCAAGCCCTCTTTCtaacctatatatttttatactagaTGTTAACAGTTCTAGGAAAGGAAAGATTATGTGAAGAAACCACAAGAGAACAAACAAGTGAACCAGAAACAACCCTGTTGGCACTTTTTAAAGATACTCTTTGGAGATTACCAGCTTGCAGGGCAAGAACTTTAGGTATATTTTCCCATGTGACCTACAAAACCCTGCAAGGTGATAACGCTACCCGAAAAAGGTACTCTTGCAAGGAACCAGCCCAAGGTCAGAAGACAGAACCCGGAGTTTGAACCGCACCACATACACCAATTACCAACTACGTTTACTACCTCTTACACAGCTTCAACAATTTAATAGTCAACTTTTACCTTCCATTCTTCCCCTAAAGCATCAGCAGCAACTTCTGTGGCCATTCGCTTCTCATAAAAGGTACGAAGTTTGCGTTCATCGTCCACTTCAATAAGTTTCTGGCAGCCAGTAGCTGGGAAAGAGATGTTCAGCTAAGgattaaagggggggggggggagagcttTAGAGAACCAATGAATTTACAAAGGTAATTCCATTGCCACAAGCCTTTTATGTAACAACGAGCAGAAATGCTGAAATACGTTTTACTAGCTAAAACGTGTGCATAGAATAACGCGGAAGCACCGCCCTAAAACCCGAGCTAATTTTTCCTCAAGCATCGTGGAATGACCCCGGCGCGAAGGGCCCTCCGTAGCCGTGTAGCCTACCAGAGCAAGGAGCCCGAGTTACGGGCCGCAACTAGGCAGCAGGGTCATTATCTGTCCCGCCGGGCGTGAGGACGCCACCATGGCGCTCCCCGCCCGGCGCGGCTCCAGCTGTAATCGCTCGCCATCCGCTCTCCCAAGAACCCGTGGCCCCAAGAATGGAGAACTTTCTCCCGCCTCAGACTCTCCTCAGCCTACAGCTAGGATTTTGGAGAGGTAGGACTGCGGTAATGCAGCGTCCTGGGGCACGATTCACGTACCCCAAGCCTAGTCCAAAACCCTCCACCGCTTCCTACCTTCATGGTGAGGCTGCCTACCGCCGCCGAAGCGCCACGAAAAAAGAGGCCAGACTTCCGCTTAGCCCACGTCTCATAGGCACTTCTAGTTCTCGCGAGGTTAGAGGACGTCTGGGATAGCGGAAGTGAGCATAGGTGGGCGGCACATCCGGAGCCGGGTTTAATTAGTGTAGAAGGGTTAGTTCCGCGAGCTGTCTGGGCCATTCTCGCCGTGACgttttttttgttcgtttttgtttttttgttttttgtttctgaaggTTAGCATGTCCGCTGTTCAGTCTGTCCCGCACCCTCCTGGGCCAGAGCGGGGTCCCAGCTCCGTCTTGGCCACTCTGCGTCTGCTGCTACCACAGAAGGAAGGCAGGAGCGGAGTTCAACTCTCTTGGCCTCTCCTGTACCTTAGTGTCCGAAGATTTTTAGTTCCTTTTGGTTCAGAAGCTTGCTCTGCCCTGGTTCCGGCTGTTCACAGCAGGATGACTCGAAAGCCGTGGTTTGTTTTTGTGCATGTCCTCTAACCAGTCGCCCTGCAGTCATCGTTTTCTGTCGCAGGATAACACCTTTCCTTTCGCGCAAGCCATTAACCGCGGTTACCCTCAGTCCAGGCCACCATCGGTGCGTCCCAAATAGTCTTCCTGGTTCTCTCTTGCCTCTAGAATCTACAACGCCAAATTCTATCATTCCCTTGCTGGAAATGTGCCATTTACTTTCCACTGCAGTTAAATGCTTTCCCATCTCTTGTCCCTGGCCTCAAACTTCCCACAAATTCCTCTATTGCCATTCGTTAATGCCATGCAGGTCTTTTCGGATTAGATGTCACTGCCAAGACAAACCCTTCCTGACCATGCTACCTAAAATAGTACCCctctttttatctctgtttttctcatacTTAATCATGATACCTAAATGGTATGTTTATGGTCTGTGTCCACTACTAAGTGATAAATGAGGCCAGGGATCCTATCTTAACTTCACTGTGGGACACTTAGGGCACAGCACAGTGCATGGCACatgtaagtgctcagtaaatatttgttaaattataacCCCAGCCCTTGTATGTATTAATGTATTGCAGTGTGGTAGCATGGAACCAGCCAGCAGAGGGAGAATAAGTGAATGTGTTATAGTAAATCTTGAATCTGCAGTGATGCAACTCTTAATAGTATAAAAGATGGGAGAAAGATACAGTGCATTTGATAGTGCTCCAGAACATTCCTGGGAAGACAAGCATGGGAACCCAGGTAGTGTAACTCGGAAATCCACACTTGGAATCAGTATCCTGAAGGAAGGAATGTTTATTGCCTATTACATATTTATTCCATATTTATTCTTCGAGAAATAAAAACTCCTGTATTTCAGGTAAACAATAATTTACTTTCCAAGATTATTACATCCCATCTTCCACTTCAGTATCGCAAAGATTTTAGTTTAGGCCTGTTTTACATTCAAAGTTGAAATGTTCTACCAAATCCTGTTTGATCATTTAGTTTTAATGCCTAGAAGGTTTGTGAAATGATGCATTTAAAACCTGTGTAATTTTTTCTGTAATGAGGTGAAAATGATGTAAcagaattaatcatttttaagtaaacaattCATTGACATTTAGGACACTGACAGTGTTACCCATCCACTATTTCCATCTAGTTCCAGGAGGAAACCCTGTACTTATTCAACAGTTGCTCTCCATTCCCCTTCTCTAGCAGCCATGGGCAACCATGattgtgttctgtctctatggatttaggtcttctgtatatttcatataaatggaattatatatctGGCTTCTAATGTCTCTGAAATTCGTCTACATTGTAGCATTTATCAATACATCATtcgttttattaaatttttaaaattttatttttttaattgtttttattttagaggagaGAGTGCactggagtggggagaggggctgaggggaagggggagagggagagagggagggaatcttaaccaggctccacgctcagcgtggacccagatgcagggcttgatcccatcacactgggatcatgacctgagccgaaatcaaaagttggatgctcaacagatttgtttatccattcattcatccactgatggacatttgggccgtTTCCAACTTGTAACTTGTGAGTAGTGCTGGTATGTTTGAGTACCCATTTTCAAATCTTTGGGTTACATACCTAAAAGTGGAATCAATGGGTCATAtattaattctgtgtttaattcctacaagaactgccaaactgtttcacAGCTGCTGAGCCATtatacatttccaccagcagtttatgagggttccaatttctccacatcctaggcaacacttgttattttcttttctttttttttttttttaattatagccatcatagtgggtgtgaagtgatacctcattgtggttttgatgtgcattttcctaatgagtaaggatgttgagcatcttttcacttacctgttggccttttgtgtatcttctttggagaatagaaaactaaaaaaacataaTTGGGCGGTacttgaataaatttttttaattcttttcaggggagagagagagagagagagagagcgaggggcagagtgagagggagacacagaatcagcacagagccggatgcagggctcaaacccacaaaccatgagatcatgacctgagctgaagttggatgctaaaccaactgaaccacccaggcgtccctccaatTATGTTTCTTAGCTCTAATTGTTTTCATTGAAGTAGTGGTGGTGAGTTAACGTGAGGCCAAGAGTGTCTTTCCGCTTTCTTGTTAATGTCTTTTGATGTacaatagtttttaattttgatgaagtccattttttttctttacattcatgCTTTTGGTGCTGTATCTGAGACAAATCGattgccaaatccaaagtcatgaTGATTTACACTTAtatgttattaaataaaatcttaaaatttaatctctacatccagcgtggggcttgaactcacgaccatgagatcgaGAGCACCACACTCCCCTGACTGTGCCAGGTAGGCGTCCCTAcccctatattttctttcaagaattGCATGGCTTGAGTTCTTCTATTTAGGCcactgatccattttgagttgatttgttAATATTGCATGAGGTAGTgagtccaactttattcttttgcatgtagatatccagttggCCCACCAGCATTTGTTAATgagactgttctttccctcattgaatgatcttggcacccttgttgaataTCAGTTGGCCATAGATCTATGAGTCTGCACTCTCACTTgttttccattggtctatatgtcaatccttatgctagtaccatgctgttttgatttgtGGGAAGTTtcagaaatcagaaagtgtgagtccttgatttggttcttcttttccaagattctCTTAGCTTTTTGGGATCCTTGTAATTCCATACGAATTGTATGCCACTTATGCAAAATATGcccttggaattttgatagggattacattaaatctatagatcaattttaTCATCTTTACAACATGGAGTCTTCCAGTTCATGAacacagaatgtctttccatttatttaggtcttctttaaattatttcagtgatgttttgtggttttcagcatGCAAGTCTTTTCTTGATTCATTTTAATCCTacgtattttattcttttagattgttttcttaattgccttttcagattgttcattgctggtgtatagaaacacaactgatatTTGTGGGTTCATCTTATTTCCTAAAactgctgaatttgtttattagcttTCTTGTGAATCCTTTGGGATCTTCTATAtatatgatcatgtcatctgtgaatagagatagtTTGACTTCTTTTCAGTTTGAATGCTATTCATTTATCCGTTCATTTATACCTAATTGCTCTGGCAAGACCTTCCAGTACAATGTCAAATAGCAGCATTGAAAGCAGGCACCCTGTGTATGTAATCTTGATTGTCAGTTTTAGAATCACCTGAAAACTTTTGAGGACTAGAAACAGTAGCCAGGATTCCGActctattcttttaattttttttaatttacatccaaattagttatcatatagtgcaacagtgatttcaggagtagattccttagtgccccttacccatttagcccatcccccctcccacaatccctccaataaccctgtttgttctccatatttatgagtctcttctgttttgtctccctccctgtttttatattatttttatttcccttcccttgtgttcatctgttttgtctgctaaagtcctcatatgagtgaagtcatatttgtctttctctaatttcacttagcataataccctccagttccatccacatagttgcaaatggcaagatttcatgctctTTGAgtgccaagtaatactccgttgtatatatatacaccacatcttctttatccattcatccatcgatggacatttgggctctttacgtactttggctattgttgatagtgctgctataaacatgggggtgcatgtgccccttcaaaacagcaccccTATATCCCGtgaatacttagtagtgcaattgttgggtcgtagggtagttctatttctaattttttgaggaacctccatactgttttccagagtggctgcaccagtttgcattcccaccaactctATTTtgtatttggtctttttttcttcattagtaAAGCTGGAATTATAAAAGCTTCTCTTGCAAGTCAGCTGAAAGCTTTGAACTGATAAATGTCTAGTGCTTCTGTCCTTCCTGATGCATAAATGGCTCACACTAACCTTTGCCCTGAAATTTATCATTGCTCCCCAGAGACTTGGCTGTGTCTACTACATTTAATTGCACTGTCTGGTATATGACAGGCCATCATTCGCATAAATGgcaactttttgttttaatactaCATCACAATAATTTTAAGCACATGGTCAGAAACAAATAGCAGTCCAAAGTCTGCAGAATTGAACTTCATATGATGCTGCTCTTTCAAGTATTTCACTTGGATTAAGAAGCAAATGAATAGGGAACTGCACAGGAAAAAACTGTGacaacttctctctctgccttgtggCTGGTAGATTCATTTGGCACCGATTTAAGACTGGTTTTGGTGTTGAAATGCTGAAATAGAAAGGAATGTGAGTCTTAGAATTAAGGAAACATGGTATGTTGCAGTAAAAAGAATGGCGACTATCTCTAGGAAATAATATAGACTGGCTTTCcagatatatttttgagaaaagcaAGTTACTTTTTTAATAAGggaataaaatgaacacatctcGATTTGTTAATTGACCACCTAATTAAATCGATTACCAAGTGGCAATAGGGTGGAGGGAACAGTAATGAAAATAGGGCATCCTTGTCTGTGGAAGCATGGATTGGCTTGTCTCCTATCAGGTCCCTGGGTGGGCTGGATTGCTGTGTGACCATGGCTGGAGGGGTCAGAGCCATGTATAGGGTCCTTTCAAGATCTCCAGGTGACAGATGGGAGTATCTCCTGCCAGGTCCTTGTGCCAGCAGGAGTTCACAGACTGCTGCTGGGATGGGCTAGAGTCCAGTTCCAGGGCTGTTTCAAAATCTGCAGTTTGACCAAGTTTGGCAGGCTTACTTTCGGGGGCTGCTGGATCCCAGCCAAGAGTGTCTTGGAGACAGTTCACTGGCCACCTCGATGTCTGCAGCCAGGACTGGGATCCGTATGCCTATTACCCAGTGCATGTGTAGGTGTGACTCCTCCCAAGTTCTTTAGCATATGGTGCTGGTGACAGAACCAAAGCCAAATGGGGCTGTAGCCAAGTCCTCAGGGTACAGAGCTGTTTCTGCATCTGTAGCCATGACCACGGTTGGTGAATCAGCAGCCTGGGCACAGGCTTGCCTTCTCACAACAGCTCTCCTTGGTTTTGGACTGCATCAGGGTTGCACAATCTACCTGGATCTCAAAGCTCCCTCAAAGACCCTTTTGTCCCTGGATGGATGCCAGATTATTGTGTGTGGGTGGTGGCAGATATGAGCCAGGAGTGTCTTGTTTGGCCATCTTGCTAACATTAGTACTTTGAGTATTCCTTTTATAAAGTTTTGACTTCTATgtgaatgtaaatattttaaaaaataaaaggatttttttttaaaaaatcacaaaatttaagataaacaaattaactgaatttcaaattaaaatatagtcagattaaaaatttcaagaaacttgaggggcatctgggtggctcagtctggtaggcatccgacttcggctcaggtcatgatctcttggttcaggagttcgagccccaccttgggccctgtgctgacagctcggagcctggagccttcttccgattctgtgtctccctctctctggccctaccctgttcacactctttctctctctctctctctctctcaaaaacaaacattacagaagaaaattttaaaaacttcaagaAACTTGAATACAATATTCAGACCATATATTCCTGGTGAGAGATATATTCTAAGGACCAAAAGAAGCACAAAAGATCTTAAATTTTACTTAGTAAGTTTGCTAATGATAGATGTAGTAGTCTCATAACTGAAactattttgtatatattgtaagATCTAGAGCAATTGTATCTATTGATGTCTTGGGAACTAGGGCTTACATTGTGGGATACATACATGTAGAGAAAACATAGAATCTTGTGGCATTAGATTTGAATTGGAGGTATCTGTATGTACTCATGTTAAATGTATATatggtgtggggcgcctgggtggctcagttggttgggcgactggCTTCGGCTCAGTtaacgatctcgcagtctgtgagttcgagccccgcatcgggctctgtgctgacagctcagagcctggagcctgcttcagattctgtgtctccccctctctctgcccctcccctgctcacgctctgtgtctgtcaataataaataaatgttaaagaaaaaaaaaatttttttaatgtatatatggtgtgtgaaagaatggggaagggaaaaggaaggagaagggaaagaagatatTTGGGGACAActggtaaaatttaaatatggatagtatattaaaatgtattacttaAATGTTAAGTTCTAGGTACAGTAGTGATATTGAGGCTATGTGGCAAGGATACCTTTATTAAAAAGTGCGTGCTGAAATATTCAGAGGTGAAATACCATGGTGTTTGTAATGGAGTTTCAAatggctcaggaaaaaaaataatatatactattatatatatagtatgtatacacAGAATAGTGTGTAAAAATAGTATATATGGGGGAAGTggaaacaaatatagaaaatattaaataatttagtgAGGCATATACAGGTATTCAttatattctttcaatttttctttgggtttgacatttttcttttctttttttttttttttttttttaaagtttttaatgttttacttatttctgagagagctcaagcaggggcagggcaaagagagcaggagacagaggatccaaagcggccTCTGTACTGACCGCGgtgagccggatgtggggctcgaactcacgaaccacgagatcatgactgagccacccaggtgtccctgggtttGACATCTTTCAGTGCAAACAAAAAGTTAGGAAATGAGGAGATTCAAGAGGTAGAATGGACAGAACTTCATAACTGATAGAAGTGGGAATGGAGGGACAGCTGAGGCAAGAATGGCACATAGATTTCTGGTTTGTCCCCATCACTGAGATGGGGAGCTCTGGAGGAAGGGCAGGCAGAGGCTTCTGCTTTGGACACACTGCGTGTGAAGTGTCTGCGGGGTACCCAGTCCAGTGGGCTGTTGAACATACAGGTTTGGAGGCTGAGTGACCCAGCAAAGAGGTGAGTGTAGAGTTGGGGGCGTGTGTTAATTTGCTAGGGCTgtcacaacaaaataccacaaactaggtggTTAAAtggcagaaattaattttcttacagttctggagctAGAAGTCTGAGACAAAGACGTTGGGAGGATTGGTTTGTTCCGGGGCCTCTCTGCTTGGCTGTAAATGGcctcctctctgtgtcttcagATGGTCCTTCCttcgtgtgtgcctgtgtgctggTCTCCAGTCATATTAAATTAGGGCCCATCTGAAAgacctcattttaactgaatTACCTCATTAAAGACCTTATCTAAAACTAGCCACATTCTGAAGTACCtgggttaggacttcaacttaataatttgggggaggggcacaattcagcccataacagggCCTTCaggtggttctcaaccaggagaAACCTGAtgaaacagaacatttttttatattcaatAGCGTTGAGTTCAAGTAATCCCAAGAGCagtaagtaaaagtaaaatttccCCTAACTCGCTGGTAAATGAGTTTTTCAACTGTGTTTGGGACAAGGGAGATTTTCCAAAGGGAGGCATGAatatggaaaggaagagaagtagTAAGGGAGGAAATGAGTTTATGCATTTAGGTCTCATATTTGGCCCAAGTCGaggaagcagggaaaaaaaaaatcatgttagaCACAAATCTGAATTTCAAGGGCAAATTTCTGCTTGTAGAAAGAAACTAATTTAAACATGCCCAGTGTGTTTGGGAAAGGAAGTGAAGTCAAAGAAATGAAGCTAGGAAAACTCGTTGGCATTATTTCTGTAACTATATCCAGGAGCAAGAATTACAATGGATTCCTCACCCGTTGGGTCAGGGACTAAGGGATGTTTTTGCAGAGTTGTGGCAAATAAGCTCAggcatatatttatgaaatatttggtGGTGGGCAGGAAGGAACAGGAATGACAGGAAAAGTACAAGAATAAacccttctttttgtttgtttgattgtttgaaTCAAATCAACTCGCTATATTAGGGCAATCTTCTTTTTGTCCCATGTGTTTTCATTCCTtaatagctatgtgaccttggacaacttacttgctctctctctgccttagtttccccaaCTGAAAATGGTGGTAATACCTTCCTCATAGAGTTCTTGTCAGGGTTAAATGAATCAACACGTGAAAAAGTTCAACAGTTCTTGGTGCACAGCAGACTGTCAATGAATGTCAGCAACCCTCGTCATCCCTACACCGTGTCATCACGGTCATTAGCGACGTCCCACTAATTTTGTTCGTGTCATTCCCGCTGTCAGCAaggccttcctttctcctcttcatcTGCTTGAAGTTGTGCTGCTTCTGGGGAGTCTTTCCtgaggatttgaacccacactGACCTGACTACAGGGAGGAGATGCAAGTCTGAACTTGGCGCTGAGATGTTACGGACAGATTCAGATGGTGGACAGCCATGGGAGAGTTTTCAATAACATGACTCAACACACATGTGCTGAGCCCCTACTGTATGTCAGAAACAGGCGAGGTGCAGGAGATACAGAGACGGGAAGGTATGGTACTCCTTTTCAGGGAACTTTTtatctaatggaaaaagaaatacttaaaaggCTCAGTaaaatatgggcacctgggtggctcagtcgttgagagtccatcttcagctcaggtcacaatgtcatggtttgtgggttcaagctgtcagctcagagcctggagcctgcttcagattctgtgtctccctctctctgcccctcttctactcacactgtctctgtctctgtctctgtctctctctctctctctctctcaaaaaataaacattaaaaattttatttttaaaaaaggttcaGTAATATAGCAAAAGGCATGATACAATCTAAGTGTCTGGATCATCCCCATCAGCCTGAAAACACGCTGAATGTCCcctatctttaataaaaaaaaaagactctcatTTTGACCCTACAGTGCCCTCTGGCTACCATTTTTTTGCAGAGCCCCCAACCCCTCCTTATTAGAAAACCATATATAATTGTGCTATAGattaaatgtttgtgtcctcctaaaattcatatgttgaaatcccacCCCTCAGAGTGATGGGATTGAGAGGTGGAGCCCTTATGAACAGGAtcagtgttcttataaaagaagCCCTGAGGAAACTCTTGCCCCATTGGccagtgaggacacagcaagaaggccacaagaaagtgggctctcaccagacactgactCTGCCAGTGCCTGCATCCTGgacctcctggcctccagaactgtaggaaatttctcttgtttataagCCTCttggtctatggtatttttgttatagcaccTCACACCGACTATATAGATAGATTGCTAAGCTTATTGTTTCCACTTTCTCCCCTCACATCCCttctttgctaaaaaaaaaaaaaatgcttaaaatttcaAGAATGACGAAAAGGTCTACCGTTTTCTCACCCCACCTTCTAGCTCCACCTCGCATCATCCAGGTATCTCGTATtagtttgtttatacattcagATACTGGTTTTTTGGTTGGTACAAATATAgtctatcttcctttttttttttttttcaacatttatttttgggacagagagagacagagcatgaacgggggaggggcagagagagagggagacacagaatcggaaacaggctccaggctctgagccatcagcccagagcctgacgcggggctcgaactcacggaccgcgagatcgtgacctggctgaagtccgacgctttaaccgactgcgccacccaggcgcccctctatcttcCTTTTTAACATAAGTGGCAACACACCATATCTGTCATGCTGCcccttttattttccccttaaCAACACATCACAgggaac is a window from the Felis catus isolate Fca126 chromosome D4, F.catus_Fca126_mat1.0, whole genome shotgun sequence genome containing:
- the RPS6 gene encoding 40S ribosomal protein S6 encodes the protein MAQTARGTNPSTLIKPGSGCAAHLCSLPLSQTSSNLARTRSAYETWAKRKSGLFFRGASAAVGSLTMKLNISFPATGCQKLIEVDDERKLRTFYEKRMATEVAADALGEEWKGYVVRISGGNDKQGFPMKQGVLTHGRVRLLLSKGHSCYRPRRTGERKRKSVRGCIVDANLSVLNLVIVKKGEKDIPGLTDTTVPRRLGPKRASRIRKLFNLSKEDDVRQYVVRKPLNKEGKKPRTKAPKIQRLVTPRVLQHKRRRIALKKQRTKKNKEEAAEYAKLLAKRMKEAKEKRQEQIAKRRRLSSLRASTSKSESSQK